Proteins co-encoded in one Bacillus infantis NRRL B-14911 genomic window:
- a CDS encoding prepilin peptidase, which produces MYILILFYGLLLGSFYNVVGLRIPLKQSIVKPRSHCPYCQHTLRPFELIPVVSYLLQGGKCRRCKAPVSPLYPAVELSTGLLFVLAPLMMGWTFELAIAWTLISLLVIVFVSDIKYMIIPDKVLLVFAVIFLLERIFIPLSPWWDSAAGAAAGFFLLLFIAVVSKGGMGGGDIKLFAVIGLALGTKLVLLTFFLATLFGAFFGIAGLLAGKIEKGKPIPFGPYIALGCLTAYFMGDKLLNWYLYSFM; this is translated from the coding sequence ATGTATATTTTAATACTTTTCTACGGACTCCTCCTAGGCTCCTTCTACAACGTAGTCGGCCTGAGGATTCCGTTGAAGCAGTCGATCGTCAAGCCAAGATCTCATTGTCCTTATTGCCAGCATACTTTAAGGCCGTTTGAGCTCATACCGGTTGTTTCTTATCTGCTGCAGGGAGGGAAATGCCGGCGCTGCAAGGCGCCGGTTTCTCCTCTATACCCTGCTGTTGAATTATCTACCGGATTATTATTTGTGCTCGCCCCGTTAATGATGGGCTGGACATTTGAACTGGCCATCGCATGGACGCTGATTTCTCTTTTGGTCATCGTGTTTGTGTCGGATATTAAATATATGATTATTCCCGACAAAGTCCTGCTTGTGTTTGCAGTGATTTTTTTATTGGAGCGGATATTTATCCCCTTATCTCCGTGGTGGGATTCTGCAGCCGGGGCTGCGGCAGGATTTTTCCTGCTTCTGTTCATAGCCGTGGTCAGCAAGGGTGGCATGGGAGGGGGAGACATCAAGCTGTTTGCAGTAATAGGTTTGGCTTTAGGCACAAAGTTAGTCTTGTTAACATTTTTCCTTGCAACTCTCTTCGGTGCTTTCTTTGGGATTGCCGGTTTGCTTGCTGGAAAAATTGAAAAGGGCAAGCCTATTCCATTTGGTCCATACATAGCTTTAGGCTGCCTGACTGCTTATTTTATGGGAGATAAGCTGCTAAACTGGTATCTTTATTCATTCATGTAA
- a CDS encoding pilus assembly protein PilO: MANQQLTIVESNLTQTNEKTILTTMELQKQVPVKRLLDQLLLDIEKAEVISDSNILELRLDGTDEDEEVDLLETAAAEEPVGEGEEAESPEAVDGEGQLPNGIRQITLSLGGEAETYFELERFIESLESLKRIVKVEALSFTGLNEIYSVEQETEKVEFELSLAAYYYPSLEELQKELPPLDVPAVSNKQNPLSGFSDQEEIEGEEDTQP, from the coding sequence ATGGCAAATCAGCAATTAACAATTGTGGAGAGTAATCTGACACAGACAAATGAAAAAACAATTTTAACTACTATGGAACTGCAAAAGCAAGTTCCTGTAAAGAGGCTGCTTGATCAGCTGCTGCTGGACATCGAAAAAGCTGAGGTGATCTCAGATTCCAATATACTGGAATTGAGACTGGACGGTACTGATGAAGACGAAGAGGTTGACCTGCTGGAAACAGCAGCGGCAGAAGAACCGGTAGGAGAAGGAGAAGAGGCAGAATCTCCAGAGGCTGTTGATGGCGAGGGACAGCTCCCTAATGGTATCCGGCAAATCACACTCTCCCTCGGCGGAGAAGCAGAAACATATTTTGAACTGGAGCGGTTTATTGAAAGTCTGGAATCTTTAAAAAGGATTGTTAAAGTAGAGGCGTTAAGCTTCACCGGCCTTAATGAAATCTACTCGGTAGAACAGGAAACTGAAAAAGTAGAATTTGAGTTATCTCTTGCAGCCTATTATTACCCTTCGCTTGAAGAACTGCAAAAAGAACTGCCGCCGCTTGATGTTCCGGCTGTATCCAATAAGCAAAATCCACTGAGCGGATTTTCCGACCAGGAGGAGATTGAAGGGGAAGAAGATACTCAGCCTTAA
- a CDS encoding GspE/PulE family protein codes for MKQTRKRLGDLLVESGLITEEQLQLALAEKHRDQRLGDALLQRGYITEQQLIEVLEFQLGIPHVSLFRYPFDTKLFSIVSKDMAKRNLILPLKKDGEKLYVAMADPMDFYTIDDLRLSTGFHIEAAIATKDDIIRAINKYYDMDEGFEELLDAGQGSREIQEEKIVDEDSPIVRLVNQIMANAAAVKASDVHIDPQETKVAIRYRIDGVLRTERVLPKHMQSVLTARIKIMANLDITEHRVPQDGRIKMNLDFHPIDLRISTLPTVYGEKIVMRLLDLGSALNDLNKLGFNKVNLNRFTDMIEKPTGIVLITGPTGSGKSSTLYAALNRLNSEEVNIITVEDPVEYQLEGINQIQVNSNVGMTFAMGLRAILRQDPNVIMVGEIRDKETAEVAIRASLTGHLVLSTLHTNDSLGSITRLLDMGIEPFLVASSLSGIVAQRLVRKVCRDCAETQEPTKREIEIFAKRGMKIEAIVRGRGCASCNMTGYKGRIAIHEVLVIDDSMRRVIMNGESFSRLRELALKSKTIFLIDDGLLKVKQGITTTEEVLRVAIPD; via the coding sequence ATGAAACAGACCCGAAAGCGCTTAGGGGATTTGCTGGTAGAATCCGGTTTAATCACTGAAGAACAGCTTCAGCTTGCCCTGGCAGAAAAACATAGGGACCAGCGGCTTGGCGATGCCCTTCTTCAAAGAGGTTATATTACTGAACAGCAGCTGATTGAAGTACTGGAGTTCCAGCTGGGTATACCGCATGTCAGCCTCTTTAGGTATCCCTTTGACACAAAGCTGTTCAGTATTGTTTCTAAAGATATGGCCAAGCGGAATCTGATCCTTCCATTAAAAAAGGATGGAGAAAAACTGTATGTTGCCATGGCTGATCCCATGGATTTCTATACCATTGACGATCTTAGACTATCAACAGGTTTTCATATAGAAGCAGCAATTGCTACAAAGGATGATATTATCCGTGCCATCAATAAATACTATGATATGGATGAAGGCTTTGAAGAACTCCTGGATGCAGGGCAGGGATCGCGGGAAATTCAGGAAGAGAAGATTGTGGATGAAGATTCTCCCATAGTCCGGCTGGTCAATCAGATAATGGCAAATGCGGCTGCGGTAAAGGCCAGCGATGTACATATTGACCCACAGGAAACAAAGGTGGCCATAAGGTATAGGATTGACGGGGTACTCAGAACGGAACGGGTACTGCCAAAGCATATGCAAAGTGTCCTGACTGCCAGAATAAAAATAATGGCCAACCTTGATATTACCGAGCATCGCGTCCCTCAGGATGGCAGAATAAAGATGAATTTAGACTTTCATCCTATCGATCTGCGGATTTCGACACTTCCAACCGTTTATGGTGAAAAAATCGTTATGCGTTTGCTGGATTTGGGAAGTGCACTGAATGACCTTAACAAACTGGGATTCAATAAGGTAAATCTAAACCGTTTTACAGATATGATCGAGAAGCCGACTGGAATCGTCCTTATTACCGGTCCGACCGGTTCAGGGAAATCTTCCACTCTTTATGCTGCTTTAAACCGGCTCAACAGTGAAGAGGTTAATATCATCACAGTTGAAGATCCTGTTGAATATCAGCTGGAAGGAATCAACCAGATCCAGGTGAACTCAAACGTAGGAATGACCTTTGCCATGGGCCTGCGTGCGATCCTGCGTCAGGATCCGAATGTCATAATGGTCGGAGAAATAAGAGATAAAGAGACTGCGGAGGTGGCAATCAGGGCCTCGCTCACCGGACACCTTGTTCTTAGCACCCTCCACACGAATGATTCCCTTGGAAGCATAACAAGGCTCCTTGATATGGGGATTGAACCCTTTCTGGTGGCGTCCTCGCTCAGTGGGATTGTTGCCCAGAGGCTTGTCCGGAAAGTGTGCCGTGATTGTGCAGAAACCCAGGAGCCGACTAAAAGGGAGATAGAGATCTTTGCCAAGCGGGGCATGAAGATTGAAGCAATTGTCAGGGGACGGGGCTGCGCCTCCTGCAATATGACCGGCTACAAGGGCAGGATTGCGATCCACGAGGTGCTTGTTATCGACGATAGCATGCGGAGAGTGATCATGAATGGTGAGTCCTTTTCCAGGCTTAGGGAGCTGGCCCTTAAAAGTAAGACTATTTTTCTGATAGATGACGGGCTGCTTAAGGTAAAACAGGGAATCACCACAACAGAAGAAGTGCTTCGAGTGGCGATTCCTGATTAG
- a CDS encoding type II secretion system F family protein, with protein sequence MARYKYSGRDLKGKKSGIVTAASKREAMLQLKESGIRILDLNEIPETLLTKEISIGNPVKLQDFVIYLRQFATLLRAGVTVVDATGILSQQTESKALKKALAAVEQDLREGNSLSDAAAKHKKVFTSMFVNMIKAGEAGGNMDDTLERLAVHYEKQHFTKQKIISALAYPIAVGIIAVAVVIFLLVSVVPTFVEMFQDFGGELPAITQFVLNSSEFMQKYWWLVILMFVSVFIGVSVIRNNKNTKYYFDYFLLRLPIFGKMLQKAALARMTRTLSSLFASSVPILQAISIVENIVENEVVAKVLQKSRTSLEQGKSLTEPMRKHWVFPPLVSQMIAIGEESGSLDEMLSKVADFYEKEVESTTDRLKSLIEPLMIVFLAGIVGTIVTSIMVPMFEIFNHVG encoded by the coding sequence ATGGCTCGGTATAAATACAGCGGCCGCGACTTAAAAGGGAAGAAGTCAGGGATTGTAACAGCTGCTTCAAAGAGGGAAGCGATGCTTCAGTTGAAAGAATCAGGTATCAGGATTCTCGATCTTAATGAAATACCTGAAACATTGCTGACTAAAGAGATATCAATCGGCAATCCGGTTAAGCTCCAGGACTTTGTCATTTATTTAAGACAATTCGCCACTTTACTCAGGGCAGGAGTCACGGTCGTGGATGCAACCGGCATACTCTCTCAGCAAACAGAAAGCAAGGCACTCAAAAAAGCGCTTGCTGCTGTCGAGCAGGATTTAAGAGAGGGGAATTCTTTATCTGATGCCGCTGCAAAGCACAAAAAGGTTTTCACCAGTATGTTTGTCAATATGATTAAAGCAGGCGAAGCAGGCGGAAACATGGATGATACCCTGGAGAGGCTGGCAGTTCATTATGAAAAGCAGCATTTTACAAAGCAGAAGATCATATCCGCCCTTGCCTATCCTATTGCAGTCGGCATTATAGCAGTTGCAGTTGTCATATTTCTGCTAGTAAGTGTTGTCCCGACGTTTGTGGAGATGTTCCAGGACTTTGGGGGAGAACTGCCGGCCATCACGCAATTCGTTCTCAATTCCAGCGAATTTATGCAGAAATACTGGTGGCTAGTCATACTAATGTTTGTGTCGGTCTTTATTGGGGTTTCGGTTATCAGGAATAACAAGAATACGAAATACTATTTTGATTATTTCCTGCTCAGGCTCCCTATCTTCGGCAAAATGCTCCAGAAGGCTGCATTGGCCAGGATGACCAGAACACTCAGTTCGCTTTTTGCAAGCTCGGTCCCTATCCTCCAGGCTATAAGTATTGTTGAGAACATAGTCGAAAATGAAGTGGTGGCAAAGGTCCTTCAAAAATCCCGGACATCCCTGGAACAAGGGAAATCCCTTACAGAACCGATGCGCAAACATTGGGTCTTCCCGCCGCTGGTCTCACAGATGATCGCTATCGGTGAAGAATCCGGATCACTTGACGAAATGCTTTCAAAGGTTGCAGATTTCTATGAAAAAGAAGTAGAGAGCACCACCGACCGCCTAAAATCATTGATAGAACCGCTTATGATTGTTTTTTTAGCCGGTATTGTCGGAACAATTGTAACGTCCATCATGGTGCCGATGTTTGAAATATTCAACCATGTCGGCTGA
- a CDS encoding type IV pilus twitching motility protein PilT, producing the protein MTEKVDLLLKAGFELKASDIHITVGVPPIFRINGEMKRYGKESMLPAHTEAMAKEMIPPHMWERFKEKGELDFSYGVQGVSRFRVNAYHQRSCIALAVRVVPTKIPALDELDLPPVLKKVAGKPQGLVLVTGPTGSGKSTTLASMVDFMNKTMRKHVITLEDPIEYLHKHGNCIIDQREVGLDTSNFANGLRAALRQDPDVIMVGEMRDLETIQTAITAAETGHLVLGTLHTSSAPATINRIIDVFPPSQQAQIRIQLASVLVSIVSQRLFPLADNRGRKAATEILINNSAVANLIRNEKVHQITSIMQTSKAHGMHTLDTSIKELVQTGQVSKEAAMPYLLEKVN; encoded by the coding sequence ATGACAGAAAAAGTGGACCTTCTGCTGAAAGCAGGCTTTGAGCTGAAAGCTTCAGATATTCATATAACAGTCGGCGTACCCCCCATTTTTCGCATCAATGGCGAGATGAAGAGGTATGGAAAAGAATCCATGCTCCCTGCACATACAGAGGCAATGGCAAAAGAGATGATTCCTCCCCATATGTGGGAGAGATTCAAAGAAAAGGGAGAGCTGGACTTCTCGTATGGTGTGCAGGGTGTTTCCAGATTTCGCGTTAATGCCTATCATCAGCGTTCCTGCATTGCACTTGCAGTGAGGGTTGTGCCGACGAAAATTCCAGCCCTCGATGAACTCGATCTTCCGCCTGTCCTGAAAAAAGTGGCCGGCAAGCCACAAGGCCTCGTCCTTGTGACAGGGCCGACCGGGAGCGGCAAATCAACTACTCTGGCTTCGATGGTTGATTTTATGAACAAGACGATGAGAAAACATGTTATTACGTTAGAGGATCCAATCGAGTACCTCCATAAACATGGCAACTGCATCATCGACCAGCGTGAAGTCGGCCTGGATACCAGCAATTTTGCAAATGGACTTCGGGCTGCATTGCGCCAGGATCCCGATGTTATCATGGTCGGGGAGATGAGGGATCTGGAAACGATACAAACGGCAATCACTGCGGCGGAAACCGGACATCTTGTCCTCGGTACTCTTCATACTTCGAGTGCACCTGCCACGATCAACCGGATTATCGATGTTTTCCCGCCTTCCCAGCAGGCACAGATCAGAATCCAGCTTGCCTCTGTTCTCGTCTCCATCGTTTCGCAGCGGTTATTTCCGCTGGCAGATAACAGAGGCAGGAAAGCGGCGACAGAAATATTAATTAATAATTCAGCCGTAGCAAACCTCATCCGCAATGAAAAAGTACACCAGATTACCAGTATCATGCAGACCTCAAAAGCTCATGGCATGCATACACTGGACACGAGCATCAAGGAACTTGTCCAGACAGGCCAGGTTTCGAAAGAGGCAGCAATGCCTTATCTTTTGGAAAAGGTGAATTGA
- a CDS encoding prepilin-type N-terminal cleavage/methylation domain-containing protein, which translates to MFKKMAQKLKNEKGLTLIELLAVIVILGIIAAIAIPSIGGLINKTKNDAKVAEAIQIVNASKTYIATNPTATSLAFADLDSYLDNVKDQEFTVKVDRNTTTGKFTYKIQNHEAAKIVKKNNEATEVTEVELQAFSGN; encoded by the coding sequence ATGTTTAAGAAAATGGCACAAAAACTTAAAAATGAAAAAGGTTTGACACTGATCGAGTTATTGGCAGTTATTGTTATTTTGGGGATTATTGCGGCGATTGCGATTCCGAGTATTGGAGGTCTTATTAATAAGACTAAAAACGATGCAAAAGTCGCAGAAGCTATTCAAATTGTTAACGCATCAAAAACTTACATTGCTACAAATCCTACCGCCACTAGCCTTGCGTTTGCTGATTTGGATTCTTATTTGGATAATGTAAAAGACCAAGAATTTACTGTGAAAGTTGACAGGAATACTACAACAGGAAAATTCACATATAAAATACAAAACCATGAGGCCGCGAAAATAGTTAAGAAGAATAATGAGGCTACAGAAGTTACAGAAGTAGAATTACAAGCTTTTAGCGGTAATTAA
- a CDS encoding PilN domain-containing protein produces MLVDINLLPKKEKRSRAVYIYSGALLLLLAVTAAVLFLYTGSKKDEISKVEKQIAQTNAILEIQNAKLIEFEASNAAGQLTEAITWAEKQPFSMVYVLQEITKILPDRGYIAEFEMDEDNLIKLAVQFDTKSQAAYYLNSLLTLNWLDEAVLKEAKTAEAINEAVEGDSEVSAVDLGYLPRYYAVYEFKINPELLKAEWKAKEKDSEGGTAP; encoded by the coding sequence ATGCTTGTCGATATTAACCTGCTCCCCAAAAAAGAAAAGAGAAGCCGGGCGGTCTACATCTATTCTGGAGCTCTGCTGCTTTTACTGGCAGTAACAGCTGCTGTACTTTTTCTCTATACAGGAAGCAAAAAAGATGAAATCAGTAAGGTAGAAAAGCAGATTGCCCAGACAAATGCCATTTTGGAAATCCAAAATGCAAAGCTGATTGAATTTGAAGCATCCAATGCTGCCGGACAGCTGACAGAGGCAATCACTTGGGCAGAAAAACAGCCCTTCAGTATGGTCTATGTCCTTCAGGAAATTACAAAAATACTTCCTGACAGAGGCTATATCGCTGAATTTGAGATGGATGAGGACAACTTAATCAAATTAGCTGTCCAGTTTGATACAAAGAGCCAGGCAGCCTATTATCTTAACTCTCTGCTGACATTAAACTGGCTCGACGAAGCGGTCCTCAAGGAAGCCAAGACTGCTGAAGCCATCAATGAGGCAGTGGAAGGGGATTCTGAAGTGTCGGCCGTTGATCTTGGCTACCTTCCCAGGTATTATGCAGTCTATGAATTCAAAATCAATCCGGAACTGCTTAAGGCCGAATGGAAGGCAAAGGAAAAAGATAGTGAAGGAGGGACAGCACCTTGA
- the pilM gene encoding type IV pilus biogenesis protein PilM produces the protein MAPLISFGKNRVINITVKDHVVRMAELKNNKEPHVLRSEERYLPNGIIREGKIQDAETLTAILEECVSEWKIKGKEIAFLVPDPVIIIRKLSIPQDVSAEEIKGYLYMELGTSIHLPFEDPVFDYTILETGESGMKEILLFAAPEEIVHEYVSVFEEARLKPVLADISCLALYRLYYELDLIGSEENLMMVQADIQQINVSIFENHKPVFMRHLLMDIDSGKWELEPGNQLAYLGDKEEIISPLEDIYKELDRVMSFYRYSLYQGNRQITKILVDGDHPLLEEIQSALNSRLDAPVVLLSETAEFREKPSYLPQFNLNVGLGLKEV, from the coding sequence ATGGCACCTCTTATATCGTTCGGCAAAAATCGAGTGATCAACATAACGGTCAAGGACCATGTTGTCCGGATGGCTGAATTAAAAAACAATAAAGAACCTCATGTCCTGCGGTCAGAAGAGCGATATTTGCCGAACGGTATAATAAGAGAAGGCAAAATTCAGGATGCGGAAACCTTGACAGCCATTTTGGAGGAATGTGTTTCAGAGTGGAAAATCAAGGGTAAGGAGATTGCATTTTTGGTGCCGGATCCTGTGATCATTATCAGAAAACTGAGCATCCCGCAAGATGTATCTGCCGAAGAAATCAAGGGCTATCTTTATATGGAGCTTGGAACATCCATACATCTGCCCTTTGAAGACCCGGTTTTTGATTACACAATATTAGAAACAGGCGAAAGTGGAATGAAAGAAATCCTGCTTTTTGCTGCTCCTGAAGAAATCGTTCATGAATATGTTTCTGTTTTCGAGGAAGCCAGGCTGAAGCCTGTTCTTGCGGATATATCATGCCTTGCGCTGTATCGACTTTATTATGAATTGGATCTGATAGGTTCAGAGGAAAACCTGATGATGGTTCAAGCAGACATCCAGCAGATTAATGTTAGTATCTTTGAAAATCATAAGCCGGTATTTATGCGGCATCTGCTGATGGATATTGACAGCGGCAAGTGGGAGCTGGAACCTGGGAATCAACTGGCATACCTTGGTGATAAAGAGGAAATTATCAGTCCCTTGGAGGATATTTATAAAGAGCTTGATCGGGTTATGAGCTTTTACCGGTACTCTCTTTATCAGGGGAACAGACAGATTACAAAAATATTGGTAGATGGTGATCATCCTTTGCTGGAGGAAATTCAATCCGCCCTGAACAGCCGGCTGGATGCACCGGTTGTATTATTATCCGAAACGGCTGAATTTAGGGAGAAACCATCTTATCTCCCTCAGTTCAACCTTAACGTCGGCCTAGGCTTAAAAGAGGTGTAG